The genomic segment CCCTCGCCGCCGCTCGCGAGGCCCTGTTCGAGGCCGATCATCCCTTCGCGGTGCTGATGAAGGCCGGCACCATGTCGGTCGAACTCTATTCGCCGGTCGGCACCGACGAGCAGACCCCGCACGCCCAGGACGAGCTCTACGTGATCGTTCAGGGCACCGGCATGTTCAACCGCGCCGGCGAGCGCCGTCCGTTCCAGCCGAACGACGTCATCTTCGTGCCCGCCGGCATGGAACACCGCTTCGAGGGCTTCTCCGACGACTTCCAGACCTGGGTGATCTTCTGGGGGCCGAAGGGCGGGGAGGCGGCCGCGGGGTGAGCGGCCGCCGGATCGCGTCGCCCGACCCGCTCAGGAGCAGCCGAGCACGTTGAAGGTGAGGTTGTAGAGCAGGAACCAGCCGTTGCCGGTCATGTCGACGCGGATCGACTTCACCTCCACCGGCGGGAAGCGCACGAACAGCGGCGACGCCACCGTGCCTGCGCCGCCCGGCGAGAAGTCGCGGCCGACCGCGACACCGCGGAGATCGAGCAGCGTCACCGTCGTGCCGTCGGGCTTCTTGGCCGTGATGGCGACGCGCGAGCCGACGGTCGTCATGTCCGAGCCGGCCTGTCCGAGCGAGAAGCCGTAGAGGGTCGCCGGCTTTGTCAGGTTGCGCTGGACATAGGCCTTGCCGTTCTTCGCGTTGCTCCAGCGGCCGCCGAAGAAGGGGTCGCCGACGAGGGTGTGGGTGCTGTCGTAGAAGGTGGTGCCGGCGAGCGCCGGGCAGGGCGGCGCGGCCGACGCCGCGGTGGCCGCGACCACGAGGGCCGTCGACAGGACGGCGGCGATCATCGTCTTCATGGCAGGTCTCCCCCGCGGGAACCGGCCGGCGCCGGTGACGCCGGACCGTCCCACCGAAGAGGTGGGGCGTGCGCCGGTCCGGTGCGATCCGGATCTTCACCATTGCGAAACGATACGGGGTGAGCCCCTCAGCGCCGCCAGCGCCCGGCCTGCTCGTCGTCGGCGCTCTTCGCCGCGACCCAGCCGGCGTCGCCGCCTTCCGCGAGGTGTTCCTTCTTCCAGAACGGGGCGCGGGTCTTGAGGAAGTCCATCAGGAATTCGGCGGCGGCGAAGGCCGAGCCGCGGTGCGGCGAGGCGGTGGCGACGAGCACGATGCGGCCGCCGGGCGCGATGCGGCCGAAGCGGTGGATCACGGTGACAGCGGTGAGGTCGGGCCAGCGCAGGGCCGCCTCGGCGGCGACGCGGCCGATCTCGGCCTCGGCCATGCCGGGATAATGCTCGAGCTCGAGCGCGGCGAGCCGGCCACCCTCGTCGCGGCAGAGGCCGAGGAAGCTCGCGACCGCGCCGACGTCGCGCCGGCCGGCGTGGAGGCGCTCGATCTCGGCGCCGACGTCGAAGTCGTCGGCCTGGACGCGGACGTCGGGCACGGCGGGCATCGCCTCAGCCCCCGGTCATCGGCGGGAACAGCGCGATCTCGCGCGGGCTGCCGAGCGGCTCGTCGTGGGCGACGTGCATCTGGTCGAGCGCGACGCGGATCGCGGCGGGCTGCTCGAGGGCGTAGGCGAAGTTGTCGCCGCGGCCGGCGAGCCAGGCGACGAGGTCGCCGACGGTGCCGAGGTGCTCGGGCAGCTCCACCGTCTCGTCGGCGAAGCCGATCCGCTCGCGGACCCAGGCGAAGTAGACGAGGCGGACGGGGGCGGTCACCGGTTCTCCTCCACGAGATGGACCAGGGCGGCGCGGAAATAGTCGTAGCCGGTGTAGAGCGTCACCAGCGCCGCGGTCCACAGCAGCGTCAGCCCGACCTCGGTGGTGCCGGGCACCAGCTTGTCGCCGGCGGGACCGGCGAGCAGGAAGCCGATCGCCACCAGCTGCGCCGTGGTCTTCCACTTGGCGAGCCGGGTCACCGGCACGCTGACCTTCAGCTCGGCCAGGAATTCGCGCAGGCCCGAGACGAACACCTCGCGCATCAGGATGATCACCGCCGCCCACATCGACCAGCCGGCGATGGTGCCGGCGCCGGCGAGCACCAGCAGGCACACGGCCACCAGCAGCTTGTCGGCGATCGGGTCGAGCATCCGGCCGAGCGAGGACTGCTGCGCCCACAGCCGGGCGAGGTAGCCGTCGAAATAGTCGGTGATCGAGGCGAAGGCGAACAGGCCGAAGGCGAGCCAGCGCCCGCCGTCGCCCTCGAGATAGAACGAGGCCGCGACCAGCGGAACGGCGACGATCCGCAGGTAGGTCAGGATGTTCGGAAGCGAGAGGGCGGTCTGCATGGACACATGGTGATGGGCGGCCATGTCCGATCCATGACACGCGGCGGGATCGCTCCGCAAGGGCGG from the Oharaeibacter diazotrophicus genome contains:
- a CDS encoding cupin domain-containing protein, encoding MSDWLVSLAAAREALFEADHPFAVLMKAGTMSVELYSPVGTDEQTPHAQDELYVIVQGTGMFNRAGERRPFQPNDVIFVPAGMEHRFEGFSDDFQTWVIFWGPKGGEAAAG
- a CDS encoding molybdenum cofactor biosynthesis protein MoaE, with the translated sequence MPAVPDVRVQADDFDVGAEIERLHAGRRDVGAVASFLGLCRDEGGRLAALELEHYPGMAEAEIGRVAAEAALRWPDLTAVTVIHRFGRIAPGGRIVLVATASPHRGSAFAAAEFLMDFLKTRAPFWKKEHLAEGGDAGWVAAKSADDEQAGRWRR
- the moaD gene encoding molybdopterin converting factor subunit 1, with the protein product MTAPVRLVYFAWVRERIGFADETVELPEHLGTVGDLVAWLAGRGDNFAYALEQPAAIRVALDQMHVAHDEPLGSPREIALFPPMTGG
- the pgsA gene encoding CDP-diacylglycerol--glycerol-3-phosphate 3-phosphatidyltransferase gives rise to the protein MSMQTALSLPNILTYLRIVAVPLVAASFYLEGDGGRWLAFGLFAFASITDYFDGYLARLWAQQSSLGRMLDPIADKLLVAVCLLVLAGAGTIAGWSMWAAVIILMREVFVSGLREFLAELKVSVPVTRLAKWKTTAQLVAIGFLLAGPAGDKLVPGTTEVGLTLLWTAALVTLYTGYDYFRAALVHLVEENR